GCCGGGCCCCGGGCACCGACCCGGCCACCGCCTACGCGCTGCGAGCCAAGCTCGACGGACGCAACGGCGACGAGTTCCTGGAACGGCTGATGGAACTGATGCTGTGGGAGACGCGCAATTTCCCGGAAGGGCACCCGTTCAACAACGTGGTGGCGATGCCGTCCGATGCACCGCTGCCGCCGATCTGGCTGCTCGGCTCGTCGGATTACTCGGCCGACCTTTCCGCGCAGATCGGCATGGGCTTCGCGTTCGCGCACCACTTCGCCACCTATGACGCCGTCGAGGCCATGACCCACTATCGCGCGCGCTTCAAGCCGTCGCCATCCCGCTCCACGCCTTGGGCTATCCTGGCGGTGGCAGCGATTGCCGCCGAGACGGACGAGGAAGCCGAATATCTGGCGGCCTCCATGGACCTGAACCGGCTGCGGCGGGATCGCGGGCAGTATTTTCCGTTGCCGAGCCCGGAAGAGGCCCTGGCTTATCCTTATACCGAGCAGGATCGCATCAAGCTGGCCCGCGCGCGCAAGCGCCTGTTCGTCGGCAGTGCCGCGACTGTGCGCGAAAAGCTGCAACCGCTGATCGAGGCCTGCCAGGCTGACGAAGTGATGATCACCACCAGCATCTACGATCACGAAAAGCGGAAGCACTCCTACACGCTGCTGGCGGACGCCTTCGGCCTGGAAAAGGCGACGCCCTGACATAATTTCGATCCGCTGAGGGTGCTTAGTCCCTCACGGAGAGCCATCATGCGCACCCGCGACCCCGACATCCTGCTTTTGCCGTTCCTGCTGCCGCTATTCATCGTCGGCTCGATTCCACTGCTGTTGCTGGCCTTTCTCGGCTACGCAGGCCTCGGACTCGCCGGCCTGCTGATGATCCTGGCTGCCCAGCGCGATGAATTCGACGCCACCAGCACCATTGTCCGGCAGACCATCACGCAAGGCGTGCTGAGCGCATCCGACCGCGCCGCGCAGAGCGCCGACGTGCTGACCGCCATCCGCCTCGGCCATGTTCTGGTCGCAGCCGGCATCGCGTCGATCGTCTGCTCGATCGCCGGGCTTTATTTCTCGAGCTGAAATCGTCTGGGGCGGACGAGGTCGGCCGCGCCTGCCTCACCGCATCATTCCGCCGCGAACGTCTCGCGGAAGGGATGCGCCGGATAGACGCCGACGATGCGGAATTCCTTGGAGAAGAACTTCAGCTCCTCCAGCGCGAACGCCAGCCCGCGATCCTCCGGGTGACCATCCACATCGACATAGAACTGGGTGGCGAAGAAATTGCCATCGACCATATAGCTTTCCAGCTTGGTCATGTTGATGCCATTGGTGGCGAAGCCGCCCAGCGCCTTGTACAGC
The sequence above is drawn from the Afipia sp. P52-10 genome and encodes:
- a CDS encoding LLM class flavin-dependent oxidoreductase; translation: MTHLSVLDLSLVTTDTPPSAALRNSIDLGQHVDALGYSRYWTAEHHNLASVASPAPDLMIGQVAAATKRIRVGSGGVMLPNHAPLVVAERFKMLEGLFPGRIDLGLGRAPGTDPATAYALRAKLDGRNGDEFLERLMELMLWETRNFPEGHPFNNVVAMPSDAPLPPIWLLGSSDYSADLSAQIGMGFAFAHHFATYDAVEAMTHYRARFKPSPSRSTPWAILAVAAIAAETDEEAEYLAASMDLNRLRRDRGQYFPLPSPEEALAYPYTEQDRIKLARARKRLFVGSAATVREKLQPLIEACQADEVMITTSIYDHEKRKHSYTLLADAFGLEKATP